A section of the Acanthopagrus latus isolate v.2019 chromosome 20, fAcaLat1.1, whole genome shotgun sequence genome encodes:
- the rangap1b gene encoding ran GTPase-activating protein 1b, translating to MASDDIAQLADALSKTHVGDGELSFKGLGLKLDNAASVEELVRDIEQYQGLRALRLEGNTLGVDAARAIAKALENKDLLQRCFWSDMFTGRLRSEIPTALSSLGSALMSSGARLTELDLSDNAFGPDGVKGIEQLLKSPSCHTLRELKLNNCGMGIGGGKILAEALIECHRQSSAHGAPLKLRVFIAGRNRLENEGARALAKAFQIIGSLEEVHMPQNGINYAGVMALASAMRHNPELRVLNFNDNTFTKRGTLAMAQALRHLRNVQVINFGDCLVRSEGAIALAAVLREGLPILKELNLSFGEITEAAALVVAQAVMDKPHMEKVDLNGNCLGEEGCEALREAMENMDKGDMLSSLSDDEGEPEDEEEDDDDRENGDDDDASDNCNEDDEEDDEIVKENGIIKGDSPEKQQSPAEIMSFLSCPSVEKLLQLGELRTDLSRQVDPSDPHMAADVLLKIASLYSEESETKTAVLETTDAVLKKLLSASAFQSYCFLSTLLVQMRLLKGEGKLKKVSLVPGQLLCLEHAVQQEYFSQHHASLLHTFISKNSEALKSCSSAGERLSSALEKKCNDQH from the exons ATGGCCTCTGATGACATCGCTCAGCTGGCGGACGCTCTCTCAAAGACCCATGTCGGGGATGGAGAGTTGAGCTTTAAAGGTCTGGGATTGAAGCTGGACAACGCAGCATCAG TGGAGGAGCTGGTCCGTGACATAGAGCAGTACCAAGGGCTGAGGGCTCTGCGCCTGGAGGGAAACACTCTGGGAGTTGATGCTGCCAGGGCTATTGCCAAGGCTCTGGAGAACAAAGACCTGCTCCAG agaTGCTTCTGGAGTGATATGTTCACCGGAAGATTGCGCTCTGAAATCCCAACAGCCCTG AGCTCCCTAGGCAGTGCATTAATGAGTTCAGGGGCCAGACTGACTGAGCTGGACCTGAGCGATAACGCCTTTGGGCCAGATGGTGTGAAGGGAATCGAGCAGCTGCTGAAGAGTCCTTCCTGCCACACATTGAGGGAGCTGAAGCTCAACAACTGTGGCATGGGGATCGGAGGAGGAAAG ATCCTGGCTGAAGCCCTTATTGAGTGCCATAGACAGTCATCAGCACACGGAGCTCCACTCAAACTGAGAGTGTTCATTGCCGGGAGGAACCGCCTGGAAAATGAAGGAGCCCGTGCCCTGGCCAAGGCCTTCCAG ATAATCGGCAGCCTGGAAGAAGTCCACATGCCCCAGAATGGTATCAACTACGCAGGAGTGATGGCATTAGCCTCAGCAATGCGACACAACCCAGAGCTCCGCGTCCTCAACTTTAACGACAACACCTTCACCAAGAGGGGAACGCTGGCCATGGCACAG GCTCTGAGACACCTGAGGAATGTACAGGTGATCAACTTCGGTGACTGCCTGGTCCGCTCTGAAGGAGCCATCGCCCTCGCCGCAGTGCTCCGTGAGGGACTGCCAATCCTCAAG GAGCTTAATCTGTCCTTTGGTGAGATCACGGAGGCAGCAGCACTCGTGGTGGCTCAGGCTGTCATGGACAAACCTCATATGGAGAAAGTGGATCTTAACG GTAACTGTCTGGGAGAGGAGGGCTGTGAGGCTCTGAGAGAAGCTATGGAGAACATGGACAAAGGAGACATGCTGTCATCActcag TGATGATGAGGGAGAAcctgaggatgaggaggaagatgacgaTGACCGTGAAaacggtgatgatgatgatgccagTGACAACTGTAATGAAGACGATGAGGAGGACGATGAAATTGTGAAGGAGAATGGAATCATAAAAGGAGACagtcctgaaaaacaacagagcccA GCAGAGATCATGTCCTTCCTCAGCTGCCCCTCTGTAGAGAAACTTCTTCAGCTGGGAGAGTTGAGGACAGACCTCAGTCGACAG GTGGATCCATCTGACCCACACATGGCAGCAGATGTCCTTCTGAAAATCGCCTCTTTGTACAGTGAGGAATCAGAGACCAAGACAGCTGTCCTTGAAACTACTG ATGCTGTGTTAAAGaagctcctctctgcttcagCCTTCCAGTCTTACTGCTTCCTCTCCACGCTTCTGGTCCAGATGCGACTCCTCAAG GGGGAGGGGAAGTTGAAAAAGGTGTCACTGGTCCCAGgtcagctgttgtgtttggagCATGCCGTCCAGCAGGAATACTTCTCACAGCATCACGCCTCGCTGCTTCACACCTTCATATCAAA GAACAGTGAAGCACTCAAGTCGTGCAGTTCTGCCGGAGAGAGGCTGAGCTCTGCTCTGGAGAAGAAGTGCAACGACCAGCACTGA
- the zc3h7bb gene encoding zinc finger CCCH domain-containing protein 7B isoform X2: MDPDRQKRREEIQKAMSFIQSSLPFPEPESYEAFLTQLVCNLLDEGNACFRDGDWRQASQQYGEGISVARYAQAEALIIPHELLESLYVNRAAAFYQTREYERGIQDCESALCVSEGSRRALYRKALCLRELGRLREAYECGTKCLLTAPHDRQVSELAQDLANKLGLKGRKAYVSPQTESTSTDGEGHGESSAPTGEMSSNGLESLGDIGPADLSSAQCIPAPLATPIPVSDDPATPVVSPCTDLSESPSSQALPPMPYSVPVSEHMEDCSSSVIKDELDSLLESIPKKNPVQGAIPTNLPNTAVGLRPPYSPSLPAPSPQLPPAFFSTSISDMPPLDPYSPLGQRDQGSTQAQDALGGFPTDGEGKGVAAGGLDSLSEYTLPGGRVCHSFIPGMRNHSAAHANGPAGTNLSLLSRNPLAATHEFRQACHACYSRIGPRVMDYKYQPEAAHRCKRDVLLCRLKNTDDPTWKRIRPRPARNNFLGAFVLCKEVQERQECQYGENCTFAYCQEEIDVWTQERKGALSRELLFDPLGSTERRALSVTRLLQLHMGMFMFLCEECFDSKPRIISKRSKENLAVCSNLTARHPFDDNKCLVHVVRSANVRYSKVRPLHPLCQFDVCRHEVRYGCQREDSCSFAHSVIELKCWVLQQDTGITHEEMVQESKRHWQRLEQNAQKQQKPIHIPHPSSSIPAGGVGGMGGGGGGLGGDGIGGGGVSPVGGMGVGGLGAMAGRGRPLNLKMKFVCGQCWREGQVNEPDKNLKYCTAKARHSWTKERRVLLVKSFEKKKWVVVRPLPFSRTYPQQYDMCVHVMKQKKCHYIGNCSFAHSLEERDVWTYMKNNSLRDMQQMYELWLQLTNQSRRTDSSAVTPPPEDKQVTITADYTESMGGQRMSDGDDL; this comes from the exons ATGGATCCAGATCGGCAGAAACGAagagaggaaattcaaaaaGCAATGAGCTTTATCCA GTCATCGTTGCCCTTCCCAGAGCCAGAGAGCTATGAG GCATTTCTGACCCAGTTGGTGTGCAACTTGCTGGATGAGGGCAACGCGTGCTTTCGAGATGGGGACTGGCGCCAGGCGAGCCAGCAGTACGGGGAGGGGATCAGTGTTGCCCGGTACGCTCAGGCCGAGGCCCTCATCATCCCCCATGAGCTGCTGGAGAGCCTGTATGTCAACCGGGCAGCTGCCTTTTACCAGACG aGGGAGTATGAGCGAGGCATCCAGGACTGTGAAagtgcactgtgtgtgtcagagggcaGTCGTCGGGCTTTGTACCGCAAAGCACTCTGTCTGAGGGAGTTGGGACGACTAAGAGAGGCCTATGAGTGTGGAACCAAATGTCTCCTCACAGCACCGCAC GACAGGCAGGTGAGTGAACTGGCCCAGGATCTGGCCAATAAACTGGGTCTGAAGGGCCGTAAGGCTTACGTCAGCCCACAGACAGAGTCCACATCCACAGACGGGGAGGGCCATGGGGAGTCTTCTGCACCCACAGGAGag aTGTCCTCCAATGGGCTGGAGTCTCTGGGTGACATTGGACCAG CCGACCTGTCAAGTGCACAGTGCATACCTGCTCCTTTGGCCACACCCATCCCAGTCAGCGATGACCCAGCAACCCCCGTGGTGAGCCCCTGCACTGACCTGTCAGAGAGCCCCAGCAGCCAGGCCCTGCCCCCCATGCCGTACTCTGTCCCCGTGTCGGAGCACATGGAGGattgcagcagcagtgtcatCAAGGATGAGCTTGACAGTCTGCTGGAGTCTATTCCCAAAAAA AATCCAGTCCAGGGTGCTATCCCAACCAACCTCCCCAATACAGCAGTGGGTCTCCGGCCTCCGTACTCTCCAAGCCTTCCGGCCCCGTCTCCTCAACTTCCCCCAGCCTTCTTCAGCACCTCCATCAGTGACATGCCACCTCTGGATCCTTACTCGCCGCTGGGCCAGCGGGATCAGGGCTCCACCCAGGCGCAGGACGCACTGGGAGGCTTCCCCACCGATGGAGAAGGGAAGGGAGTCGCTGCTGGCGGGTTGGACTCATTGTCTGAGTACACTCTCCCTG GGGGACGAGTGTGTCACAGCTTCATCCCTGGAATGCGCAACCACAGTGCTGCACATGCA aaTGGTCCAGCAGGGACCAAcctgtctctgctctccagGAATCCTCTGGCAGCCACACATGAGTTTCGGCAGGCTTGTCATGCCTGTTACAGCCGAATAG GTCCACGAGTGATGGACTACAAGTATCAGCCAGAGGCAGCACACCGCTGCAAGAGGGATGTGCTGCTGTGCCGcctcaaaaacacagatgatcCCACGTGGAAGAGGATACGGCCACGGCCTGCACGTAACAACTTCCTGGGGGCATTTGTACTCTGTAAAG AGGTGCAGGAGCGTCAGGAGTGCCAGTATGGGGAGAACTGTACGTTTGCTTACTGCCAGGAGGAGATTGATGTGTGGACCCAGGAGAGGAAGGGTGCTCTGAGCCGAGAGCTGCTGTTCGATCCGCTgggcagcacagagagaagggCGCTCAGTGTCAccagactgctgcagctccacatgGGCATGTTCATGTTCCTCTGTGAG GAATGTTTTGACAGTAAGCCTCGCATCATCAGCAAACGCAGCAAAGAAAACTTAGCAGTGTGCTCAAACCTCACAGCTCGACACCCGTTCGACGACAACAA GTGCCTGGTGCACGTGGTGAGGTCAGCCAATGTGCGCTACAGTAAGGTGCGCCCCCTGCACCCTCTCTGCCAGTTCGACGTTTGTCGCCATGAGGTTCGCTACGGCTGCCAGCGTGAGGACAGCTGCTCCTTTGCTCACTCTGTTATAGAGCTCAAATGCTGGGTCCTACAGCAGGATACTG GTATCACCCATGAAGAGATGGTGCAGGAGTCCAAGAGACACTGGCAAAGGCTGGAGCAGAACgcacagaagcagcagaag cctaTTCACATCCCACATCCGAGCAGCAGCATACCTGCAGGAGGAGTAGGGGGTATGGGGGGCGGGGGTGGAGGACTGGGGGGAGACGGCATCGGTGGGGGCGGTGTGAGTCCAGTGGGTGGGATGGGGGTTGGGGGGTTGGGAGCGATGGCTGGAAGAGGACGCCCACTTAACCTGAAAATGAAGTTTGTGTGCGGTCAGTGCTGGAGAGAAGGACAGGTCAACGAGCCCGACAAGAACCTCAAGTACTGCACCGCTAAAGCACGGCACAG CTGGACGAAGGAGCGTCGGGTCCTGCTGGTGAAATCAtttgagaagaagaagtgggtTGTTGTTCGGCCTCTGCCCTTCTCCCGCACCTATCCACAGCAATACGAC ATGTGCGTGCATGTGATGAAGCAGAAGAAGTGCCACTATATCGGGAATTGCTCATTTGCTCACAGTCTGGAGGAGAGGGACGTCTGGACGTACATGAAGAACAACAGCT TGAGAGACATGCAACAGATGTACGaactgtggctgcagctcacTAATCAGAGTAGACGCACAGATAGCTCTGCTGTGACCCCGCCCCCAGAGGACAAGCAGGTCACCATAACAGCAGATTACACCGAAAGCATG GGAGGCCAGCGGATGTCAGATGGGGACGATCTCTGA
- the tefa gene encoding TEF transcription factor, PAR bZIP family member a isoform X1, which yields MSGKPILIKLEMATGTPSSFPVVLKKVMEMPPPNILEGDDDTDKEKLCLGDNVDMGMGGGDMGPSAALTPAIWDKTIPYDGENFHLEYMDLEEFLMENGIPTLPDEDSQNGSIAKKKKSVNASPVALLPIQELDKSGEEVVIITKSDSDIICDVTAEVTTEDDETPETISPDEIEVDVNYEPDPTDLVLSSVPGGELFNPRKHKFSEEELKPQPMIKKAKKIFVPEEQKDEKYWQRRKKNNVAAKRSRDARRLKENQITVRAAFLERENAALRSEVADLRKESGRFKNLVGRYEAKFGHLEVPEDQ from the exons ATGTCGGGAAAGCCGATTCTCATCAAGCTGGAAATGGCCACGGGGACACCCAGTTCTTTCCCGGTGGTTTTGAAGAAAGTAATGGAAATGCCTCCGCCGAACATACTGGAAGGCGACGACG aCACTGACAAGGAAAAGCTGTGTCTGGGAGATAATGTTGACATGGGCATGGGAGGTGGCGATATGGGGCCCTCAGCTGCCCTGACCCCCGCTATCTGGGACAAAACCATTCCCTATGATGGCGAAAACTTTCACCTGGAGTACATGGACCTGGAGGAATTCCTCATGGAGAACGGCATCCCCACCTTGCCTGACGAGGACTCCCAGAATGGTAGCAtcgcaaagaagaagaagtcagtaAACGCGTCCCCAGTGGCCCTGCTGCCCATTCAGGAATTGGACAAGAGTGGGGAGGAAGTTGTGATCATCACCAAGAGTGACTCTGATATCATTTGTGATGTTACTGCAG AGGTGACCACTGAGGACGACGAGACACCCGAGACCATCAGCCCCGATGAGATCGAGGTTGATGTGAACTACGAGCCAGACCCCACCGACCTGGTCCTCTCCAGCGTCCCTGGAGGTGAACTGTTCAACCCCCGCAAGCACAAGTTTTCTGAGGAGGAGCTCAAGCCACAGCCGATGATCAAAAAGGCCAAGAAGATTTTTGTGCCTGAAGAACAGAAG GATGAAAAGTACTGgcagagaaggaagaagaacaaCGTGGCGGCCAAGCGCTCACGTGACGCCCGCAGGTTAAAGGAGAACCAAATCACCGTCCGAGCAGCCTTCCTGGAGCGTGAGAATGCAGCACTGCGGTCAGAGGTGGCCGACCTGCGGAAGGAGAGTGGGCGCTTCAAGAATCTCGTTGGTCGCTACGAAGCCAAGTTTGGACATCT TGAGGTGCCAGAAGACCagtaa
- the tefa gene encoding TEF transcription factor, PAR bZIP family member a isoform X2, with the protein MSAEIPEVFRALLEHPFTLPNFEDDDTDKEKLCLGDNVDMGMGGGDMGPSAALTPAIWDKTIPYDGENFHLEYMDLEEFLMENGIPTLPDEDSQNGSIAKKKKSVNASPVALLPIQELDKSGEEVVIITKSDSDIICDVTAEVTTEDDETPETISPDEIEVDVNYEPDPTDLVLSSVPGGELFNPRKHKFSEEELKPQPMIKKAKKIFVPEEQKDEKYWQRRKKNNVAAKRSRDARRLKENQITVRAAFLERENAALRSEVADLRKESGRFKNLVGRYEAKFGHLEVPEDQ; encoded by the exons ATGTCTGCAGAGATTCCGGAGGTTTTCAGGGCTCTTCTTGAGCATCCATTTACTCTCCCAAACTTCGAGGATGATG aCACTGACAAGGAAAAGCTGTGTCTGGGAGATAATGTTGACATGGGCATGGGAGGTGGCGATATGGGGCCCTCAGCTGCCCTGACCCCCGCTATCTGGGACAAAACCATTCCCTATGATGGCGAAAACTTTCACCTGGAGTACATGGACCTGGAGGAATTCCTCATGGAGAACGGCATCCCCACCTTGCCTGACGAGGACTCCCAGAATGGTAGCAtcgcaaagaagaagaagtcagtaAACGCGTCCCCAGTGGCCCTGCTGCCCATTCAGGAATTGGACAAGAGTGGGGAGGAAGTTGTGATCATCACCAAGAGTGACTCTGATATCATTTGTGATGTTACTGCAG AGGTGACCACTGAGGACGACGAGACACCCGAGACCATCAGCCCCGATGAGATCGAGGTTGATGTGAACTACGAGCCAGACCCCACCGACCTGGTCCTCTCCAGCGTCCCTGGAGGTGAACTGTTCAACCCCCGCAAGCACAAGTTTTCTGAGGAGGAGCTCAAGCCACAGCCGATGATCAAAAAGGCCAAGAAGATTTTTGTGCCTGAAGAACAGAAG GATGAAAAGTACTGgcagagaaggaagaagaacaaCGTGGCGGCCAAGCGCTCACGTGACGCCCGCAGGTTAAAGGAGAACCAAATCACCGTCCGAGCAGCCTTCCTGGAGCGTGAGAATGCAGCACTGCGGTCAGAGGTGGCCGACCTGCGGAAGGAGAGTGGGCGCTTCAAGAATCTCGTTGGTCGCTACGAAGCCAAGTTTGGACATCT TGAGGTGCCAGAAGACCagtaa
- the zc3h7bb gene encoding zinc finger CCCH domain-containing protein 7B isoform X1, which translates to MDPDRQKRREEIQKAMSFIQSSLPFPEPESYEAFLTQLVCNLLDEGNACFRDGDWRQASQQYGEGISVARYAQAEALIIPHELLESLYVNRAAAFYQTREYERGIQDCESALCVSEGSRRALYRKALCLRELGRLREAYECGTKCLLTAPHDRQVSELAQDLANKLGLKGRKAYVSPQTESTSTDGEGHGESSAPTGEMSSNGLESLGDIGPADLSSAQCIPAPLATPIPVSDDPATPVVSPCTDLSESPSSQALPPMPYSVPVSEHMEDCSSSVIKDELDSLLESIPKKVSENPVQGAIPTNLPNTAVGLRPPYSPSLPAPSPQLPPAFFSTSISDMPPLDPYSPLGQRDQGSTQAQDALGGFPTDGEGKGVAAGGLDSLSEYTLPGGRVCHSFIPGMRNHSAAHANGPAGTNLSLLSRNPLAATHEFRQACHACYSRIGPRVMDYKYQPEAAHRCKRDVLLCRLKNTDDPTWKRIRPRPARNNFLGAFVLCKEVQERQECQYGENCTFAYCQEEIDVWTQERKGALSRELLFDPLGSTERRALSVTRLLQLHMGMFMFLCEECFDSKPRIISKRSKENLAVCSNLTARHPFDDNKCLVHVVRSANVRYSKVRPLHPLCQFDVCRHEVRYGCQREDSCSFAHSVIELKCWVLQQDTGITHEEMVQESKRHWQRLEQNAQKQQKPIHIPHPSSSIPAGGVGGMGGGGGGLGGDGIGGGGVSPVGGMGVGGLGAMAGRGRPLNLKMKFVCGQCWREGQVNEPDKNLKYCTAKARHSWTKERRVLLVKSFEKKKWVVVRPLPFSRTYPQQYDMCVHVMKQKKCHYIGNCSFAHSLEERDVWTYMKNNSLRDMQQMYELWLQLTNQSRRTDSSAVTPPPEDKQVTITADYTESMGGQRMSDGDDL; encoded by the exons ATGGATCCAGATCGGCAGAAACGAagagaggaaattcaaaaaGCAATGAGCTTTATCCA GTCATCGTTGCCCTTCCCAGAGCCAGAGAGCTATGAG GCATTTCTGACCCAGTTGGTGTGCAACTTGCTGGATGAGGGCAACGCGTGCTTTCGAGATGGGGACTGGCGCCAGGCGAGCCAGCAGTACGGGGAGGGGATCAGTGTTGCCCGGTACGCTCAGGCCGAGGCCCTCATCATCCCCCATGAGCTGCTGGAGAGCCTGTATGTCAACCGGGCAGCTGCCTTTTACCAGACG aGGGAGTATGAGCGAGGCATCCAGGACTGTGAAagtgcactgtgtgtgtcagagggcaGTCGTCGGGCTTTGTACCGCAAAGCACTCTGTCTGAGGGAGTTGGGACGACTAAGAGAGGCCTATGAGTGTGGAACCAAATGTCTCCTCACAGCACCGCAC GACAGGCAGGTGAGTGAACTGGCCCAGGATCTGGCCAATAAACTGGGTCTGAAGGGCCGTAAGGCTTACGTCAGCCCACAGACAGAGTCCACATCCACAGACGGGGAGGGCCATGGGGAGTCTTCTGCACCCACAGGAGag aTGTCCTCCAATGGGCTGGAGTCTCTGGGTGACATTGGACCAG CCGACCTGTCAAGTGCACAGTGCATACCTGCTCCTTTGGCCACACCCATCCCAGTCAGCGATGACCCAGCAACCCCCGTGGTGAGCCCCTGCACTGACCTGTCAGAGAGCCCCAGCAGCCAGGCCCTGCCCCCCATGCCGTACTCTGTCCCCGTGTCGGAGCACATGGAGGattgcagcagcagtgtcatCAAGGATGAGCTTGACAGTCTGCTGGAGTCTATTCCCAAAAAAGTTAGTGAG AATCCAGTCCAGGGTGCTATCCCAACCAACCTCCCCAATACAGCAGTGGGTCTCCGGCCTCCGTACTCTCCAAGCCTTCCGGCCCCGTCTCCTCAACTTCCCCCAGCCTTCTTCAGCACCTCCATCAGTGACATGCCACCTCTGGATCCTTACTCGCCGCTGGGCCAGCGGGATCAGGGCTCCACCCAGGCGCAGGACGCACTGGGAGGCTTCCCCACCGATGGAGAAGGGAAGGGAGTCGCTGCTGGCGGGTTGGACTCATTGTCTGAGTACACTCTCCCTG GGGGACGAGTGTGTCACAGCTTCATCCCTGGAATGCGCAACCACAGTGCTGCACATGCA aaTGGTCCAGCAGGGACCAAcctgtctctgctctccagGAATCCTCTGGCAGCCACACATGAGTTTCGGCAGGCTTGTCATGCCTGTTACAGCCGAATAG GTCCACGAGTGATGGACTACAAGTATCAGCCAGAGGCAGCACACCGCTGCAAGAGGGATGTGCTGCTGTGCCGcctcaaaaacacagatgatcCCACGTGGAAGAGGATACGGCCACGGCCTGCACGTAACAACTTCCTGGGGGCATTTGTACTCTGTAAAG AGGTGCAGGAGCGTCAGGAGTGCCAGTATGGGGAGAACTGTACGTTTGCTTACTGCCAGGAGGAGATTGATGTGTGGACCCAGGAGAGGAAGGGTGCTCTGAGCCGAGAGCTGCTGTTCGATCCGCTgggcagcacagagagaagggCGCTCAGTGTCAccagactgctgcagctccacatgGGCATGTTCATGTTCCTCTGTGAG GAATGTTTTGACAGTAAGCCTCGCATCATCAGCAAACGCAGCAAAGAAAACTTAGCAGTGTGCTCAAACCTCACAGCTCGACACCCGTTCGACGACAACAA GTGCCTGGTGCACGTGGTGAGGTCAGCCAATGTGCGCTACAGTAAGGTGCGCCCCCTGCACCCTCTCTGCCAGTTCGACGTTTGTCGCCATGAGGTTCGCTACGGCTGCCAGCGTGAGGACAGCTGCTCCTTTGCTCACTCTGTTATAGAGCTCAAATGCTGGGTCCTACAGCAGGATACTG GTATCACCCATGAAGAGATGGTGCAGGAGTCCAAGAGACACTGGCAAAGGCTGGAGCAGAACgcacagaagcagcagaag cctaTTCACATCCCACATCCGAGCAGCAGCATACCTGCAGGAGGAGTAGGGGGTATGGGGGGCGGGGGTGGAGGACTGGGGGGAGACGGCATCGGTGGGGGCGGTGTGAGTCCAGTGGGTGGGATGGGGGTTGGGGGGTTGGGAGCGATGGCTGGAAGAGGACGCCCACTTAACCTGAAAATGAAGTTTGTGTGCGGTCAGTGCTGGAGAGAAGGACAGGTCAACGAGCCCGACAAGAACCTCAAGTACTGCACCGCTAAAGCACGGCACAG CTGGACGAAGGAGCGTCGGGTCCTGCTGGTGAAATCAtttgagaagaagaagtgggtTGTTGTTCGGCCTCTGCCCTTCTCCCGCACCTATCCACAGCAATACGAC ATGTGCGTGCATGTGATGAAGCAGAAGAAGTGCCACTATATCGGGAATTGCTCATTTGCTCACAGTCTGGAGGAGAGGGACGTCTGGACGTACATGAAGAACAACAGCT TGAGAGACATGCAACAGATGTACGaactgtggctgcagctcacTAATCAGAGTAGACGCACAGATAGCTCTGCTGTGACCCCGCCCCCAGAGGACAAGCAGGTCACCATAACAGCAGATTACACCGAAAGCATG GGAGGCCAGCGGATGTCAGATGGGGACGATCTCTGA